In Corvus moneduloides isolate bCorMon1 chromosome 3, bCorMon1.pri, whole genome shotgun sequence, one DNA window encodes the following:
- the HHIPL2 gene encoding LOW QUALITY PROTEIN: HHIP-like protein 2 (The sequence of the model RefSeq protein was modified relative to this genomic sequence to represent the inferred CDS: inserted 7 bases in 6 codons; deleted 3 bases in 2 codons; substituted 1 base at 1 genomic stop codon), translating to MEKLNEPRSEEVWDFYTSXLKKPTLKEVNAWPQAGKSRSSSGVSFPCPHVCGCLSLLCLTGTLLGHPECLDYGPPFQPPLPLEFCSAYENFVCYDQERDNSIAAKYWDIMDYMDPQGHKLCGTYIKDILCQECSPYAAHLCDAENPWTPLRSLPGLCFDYCSELHLSCYSAIRLLTGDKHIQECCETNRSRFCHLLQLQDEDYCFPQVLQNSALSRSLGSALEERGGCVQLRLAEVANGLRNPVLMAHATDQTHSAFVPRPCLGLVWVYYXDGSQLEEPFLDIQRIVQATPWLGDEKGFLGMAFHPKHKDNRKFYIYYSXVDKNXVEKIRISELKALVSDXNKADPCSERHLLELEEPAANHXLLFGVDGYLYVFTGDGGKAGDPFGKFGNAQNKSTLLGKVLRTDVDGRSPDGKRYCSPPHNPFVSDPKARPEVYAYGVRNMCCCAVDRGDPVPKEGTGRIFCGDVGQNRFEEIDLIVKGGNYGWRAKERFECYDTKLSHNSSLDKEKLSYDILPIFAYGCSVGKSVTGGFVYRGCESLNLNGLNIFGDFMNGRLMALQEDEKTNKWKKQGICIGSTTAYAFPGMISSYSKFIISFTEDEAGELYFMSXSYPSAYAPHGSLYKLIDPARRAPPGKCKYKPVPVKTKSKWISFVPCAKTVLELLNEPSTTKPPKKSSTLTAATPRVSSKKIKRTPSTKIKAAAVKVAPSGKGRQTVKVEAKPHKGKKVAHNSRTAPAPPLPRKKSSHLARTKEVLPKKAAPVKGKLENRRKKELLKLSDVPEKKNHV from the exons ATGGAG aagcTGAATGAACCACGCAGTGAAGAAGTCTGGGATTTCTATACAT GCCTAAAGAAACCTACGCTGAAGGAAGTGAATGCTTGGCCACAGGCTggaaagagcagaagcagctctggagtttcttttccttgcccACATGTGTGTGGTTGCCTCTCCTTGTTGTGCCTCACAGGCACTCTGCTGGGACATCCTGAGTGTCTGGATTATGGGCCGCCTTTCCAGCCCCCTTTGCCCTTGGAGTTCTGCTCTGCCTATGAAAACTTTGTCTGCTATGACCAGGAGAGAGACAACAGCATTGCAGCAAAATACTGGGACATCATGGATTacatggatccccaggggcaTAAACTGTGTGGAACATACATCAAAGATATCCTGTGTCA GGAATGCTCTCCATATGCTGCACATCTCTGTGATGCAGAAAACCCTTGGACCCCTCTAAGAAGCCTGCCAGGACTTTGTTTTGACTACTGCTCTGAGCTTCACCTCAGCTGCTACTCTGCCATCCGCCTGCTGACCGGTGACAAGCATATCCAGGAGTGCTGCGAGACGAACAGGAGCCGCTTCTgccacctcctgcagctccaggatgaGGATTACTGCTTCCCCCAGGTGCTGCAGAACTCGGCCCTGAGCCGCAGCTTGGGCTCGGCGCTGGAGGAGCGTGggggctgtgtccagctgcGCCTGGCCGAGGTTGCCAATGGCCTGAGGAACCCGGTGCTGATGGCCCACGCCACTGACCAGACCCACAGTGCCTTTGTACCCAGGCCTTGTCTGGGCCTTGTCTGGGTCTACT TGGATGGCAGCCAGCTGGAGGAGCCATTCCTGGATATTCAGAGGATAGTGCAGGCTACCCCATGGCTGGGGGATGAGAAGGGCTTCCTGGGGATGGCTTTCCACCCCAAGCATAAGGACAACAGGAAGTTTTATATCTATTACTC TGTAGATAAGAACTGAGTGGAAAAGATCAGGATCAGTGAATTGAAGGCTTTGGTATCTG CCAACAAAGCTGATCCATGTTCTGAAAGG catcTCCTGGAGCTTGAGGAACCAGCTGCAAATC AGCTGCTCTTTGGTGTGGATGGCTATTTGTATGTATTcacaggggatggagggaaagCTGGAGACCCTTTTGGAAAATTTGGGAATGCTCAGAACAA GAGTACTTTGTTGGGGAAAGTGTTGAGGACTGATGTGGATGGAAGAAGCCCTGATGGAAAACGTTACTGCAGCCCTCCTCATAATCCATTCGTGTCTGATCCCAAAGCCCGCCCAGAGGTTTATGCCTACGGGGTCAGGAAtatgtgctgctgtgcagtggaCAGAGGGGACCCTGTCCCAaaagaggggacagggaggataTTCTGTGGGGATGTTGGGCAGAACAGGTTTGAGGAAATTGACCTCATTGTTAAAGGAGGGAACTATGGCTGGAGAGCAAAGGAGAGGTTTGAATGCTATGACACAAAGCTTTCCCACAATTCCTCCTTGGATAAGGAAAAACTTTCTT ATGACATTCTGCCAATATTTGCATATGGCTGCAGTGTGGGCAAGTCAGTTACTGGAGGCTTTGTCTAC AGGGGATGTGAATCACTCAACTTGAATGGCCTTAATATTTTTGGTGATTTCATGAACGG TCGACTTATGGCTTTACAGGAAGATGAGAAGACAAATAAGTGGAAGAAGCAGGGTATCTGCATTGGCAGCACAACAGCTTATGCTTTCCCTGGAATGATCAGCTCCTACAGCAAATTCATCATCTCATTTACTGAGGATGAAGCAG GTGAGCTGTATTTTATGT ATTCTTATCCCAGTGCCTATGCACCACATGGATCACTCTATAAGCTCATTGATCCTGCAAG gaGAGCTCCACCAGGGAAGTGCAAATACaagcctgttccagtgaaaACAAAGAGCAAGTGGATATCATTTGTTCCATGTGCAA AGACTGTCCTTGAGCTGCTAAATGAACCTTCAACAACCAAGcctcca aaaaaatcttctactCTCACTGCAGCCACTCCAAGAGTATCttctaagaaaattaaaaggacCCCATccaccaaaataaaagcagcagcagtgaaagtAGCTCCATCTGGTAAAGGGAGACAGACAGTCAAAGTTGAGGCCAAACCTCACAAGGGAAAGAAAGTTGCACACAACTCCAGAACTGCACCAGCACCACCTTTGCCAAGAAAGAAGAGCTCCCACTTAGCCAGAACTAAGGAGGTTCTTCCAAAGAAAGCAGCACCAGTTAAGGGAAAACTGgagaacaggaggaagaaggagctTTTGAAGCTCAGTGAtgtcccagaaaaaaaaaatcatgtataA
- the TAF1A gene encoding TATA box-binding protein-associated factor RNA polymerase I subunit A: MDSFLEEEDEEEVVVVVGKRKRRRRRSPAAQAALQPPLHLPFQPPQPASSHEHKLNFRKSKEACLSYIQDAMLQKQWKRAAEFLTCYVESLEKDYSREHIGPSEMIWRIGTEILWHHSQSSMKEFNCFMEQMKTLGVKRYLKVCLEHVFHLLCNGQIDEAYQNLSLAESWRFGEQTAIQDKEMKLIEAYRGLLDYYSWSKQKNILLEHSEDGFSDLSVEQEMHSYFRKAAVNLKEIIKIPGVWDIFVKSYVDLLEFYGDHNEARQVLNEYAYNSKFPANPNAHVYLYQFLKRQGESKKSLISTLKILHDIVPSHELMIDFNTMLQKSKKRKKRRLGLEVIFAALDYAGWKENAKAWSCLARQVKQIVISEKHLDWIKQEWNSRKDWWPAFHFSRYLAKRNWQENKSLSYEKALVAGILLGKDCKYFKHISHQGCKTQLKKFRMLKKFVNRHNPVYLRISGPPDSSV; encoded by the exons ATGGACAGCTTcctggaggaggaagatgaggaggaggtggtggtggtggtagggaagagaaaaaggaggaggaggaggagccccGCCGCTCAGGCGGCCTTGCAGCCGCCCCTGCACCTGCCCTTCCAGCCGCCGCAGCCGG cATCTTCCCATGAACACAAATTAAACTTCAGGAAGAGCAAAGAAGCGTGTTTAAGTTACATTCAGGATGCCATGCTACAAAAGCAGTGGAAAAGGGCTGCAGAGTTCCTGACCTGCTATGTTGAGTCACTAGAGAAGGACTATTCCAGAGAACACATTGGTCCCTCAGAG ATGATTTGGAGAATAGGAACTGAAATTTTGTGGCATCATTCCCAAAGCAGCATGAAAGAGTTCAACTGTTTCATGGAACAGATGAAAACTCTAGGAGTAAAAAGGTACTTGAAG GTCTGCTTGGAGCATGTTTTTCATCTCCTCTGTAATGGGCAAATAGATGAAGCCTACCAGAACCTGTCCCTGGCAGAAAGCTGGAGGTTTGGAGAGCAAACAGCCATTCAGGATAAGGAGATGAAGCTGATTGAGGCTTACAGGGGACTCTTGGACTACTATAGCTGGTCTAAGCAGAAGAACATCCTATTAGAGCACA GTGAGGATGGCTTTTCAGACTTGTCTGTGGAGCAGGAAATGCATAGTTACTTTCGGAAGGCAGCAGTGAACTTGAAGGAGATTATTAAAATACCTGGAGTCTGGGATATCTTTGTGAAAAGCTATGTGGAT TTGTTGGAGTTCTATGGAGACCACAATGAAGCCCGCCAAGTGTTAAATGAATATGCCTACAACTCCAAGTTTCCTGCTAACCCCAATGCTCACGTCTACCTCTATCAGTTCCTCAAGAGGCAGGGTGAATCAAAGAAATCCCTCATATCTACACTGAAG atcttGCATGATATTGTTCCTTCACATGAGCTAATGATAGATTTTAATACCATGCTTCAAAAATCAA agaaaagaaaaaaacgtCGACTGGGCCTAGAAGTTATTTTTGCAGCCTTGGATTatgctggctggaaagaaaacgCAAAAGCATGGAGCTGTTTGGCAAGACAGGTGAAACAGATTGTAAT ctctgagaAGCATCTTGACTGGATCAAGCAAGAGTGGAACTCCAGGAAGGACTGGTGGCCAGCCTTCCATTTTAGCCGTTACTTGGCAAAAAGGAAttggcaggaaaataaaagcctttcaTATGAAAAAGCTCTGGTGGCTGGAATCCTACTGGGAAAGG ATTGCAAATACTTTAAACATATATCACACCAAGGCTGCAAAACTCAACTGAAAAAGTTTCGGATGCTGAAGAAGTTTGTGAACAGGCACAATCCTGTCTACCTGAGAATATCTGGTCCTCCAGATTCCTCTGTTTAG